In Magallana gigas chromosome 1, xbMagGiga1.1, whole genome shotgun sequence, the sequence ATATGAACACTTTGCCTTGGGAGCAAAGTTCATGAATTTAGCGATTGGGGGTGCTAGTCATTTTTACAGAATGCAACGCCAGTATAAAGTAAGTTATATGACCAAATTAAAACTGATTTTACTACATTTTTATGCCTTAATTgccatttaattaataattttggtTTCTTTTCTGTTACGTTAGATATTTGTGTATAATAAGTTTATGTAGATGAATTTTATTACctattcaaaatttattccgACTTTCACCAGATTTATGAATTTCAACATTGGTAGATGAATTagaattttattcatataaatctTCTTAAATAATGGtagttaaaatatatgtttaaaacacTAGGGAAGAATATTTAAACCCATGggaaatataaacttttaatcaaatttcaaCATGCAGTTTTGGTCAGGGGAAAAGGGAAGTGCTCCTTATAAAAATTtcaacggttttttttttaatgcagagCAGTTCAATTCATAGGTACCTATATTATTGTAGATTGCGATAGAAAAGTATTTCCAAACTCATATGGAGGAAATAAGAAGAACTCTTGGAGGTCTACCAGTTAGTGTTGCAGTGGACGTAAGATATGACACTCcatgtaaattatttgataaagaacactgacatgaaaaaatatttatactccaAATTAAGttggggtatactgttttacccttgtttgtcagtctgtctgtccataacaattttttgtcacttttttGAACTACTATTAATCAGAGACACACaagtatttgaaattttaacacagtctttgtttaggcatgccatatggtgggattcatttttttacaaataGGATATCAACTTCCggtttaaagctgaacaccactCGTTAATAGGCACCGTCCCAAAGGTATATAAAGCCTTCAATTTTGTTATGCCTTATtgcaaaactgaaacttgtggtCGATGTTCCCTATTCTCTttggattttatgcatttatttcttttttatgtgcATATTCTGTTAGTAAATAGTGCATTtacctgtctatttcattttagtattctcctggcttgaagaaattgcataaaatttgataatttcatcgcaaccgagtaacacggcgaggcaagaTGTACATCCACACAGTTTAGACATCTACAGCGAaatactttgaactgttaagAGGTCTGTGGCCAATTTAGGGGTTGTAAGGATAGTGGTGATGAAAGAGAAATAAAGTGGATAGTGCCTTTTTACAAGCGGTGTTCATGCAGCTTTAATGTAGACCTTCCTCATTatgtatattcacatcagagcgagGCTATCACTAGTGAGCAATGTTTTACAGATACATTGTATCttgttaacaaatcattttatataatgaCTGTCTTgtgtaatgttaatacattgtagtatagaatttttatatttgccCGTTGTAATATATTTAACTGTACATagaaatttattacatgtatgtacacattCGGTAAACATTACACCTagtaatgaagaaaaaaatacagtacCTGGTATGTTTGATATAGACACAGATAATTTGCACattgagagagaaaaagagagagaggaCATCGAGAGACAGTAACCTAAATAATTATCAGGTTcttccaattaaaaaaatccaagtaTTCCTAATTAGAAGAGTAAAcactgcaaaatacatgtattccaaaCTATTTCTCAGTTTACTTTGCTCTATAATTATCtaaactgtttttaaaacatagaaGGAAATTCAGTGTATTCTTTCTTTCATCAAGGGCGCTCTTAGGAATCAAtattagaaaaagatttaatcAACAAAGATGGAAGagaaaattttatcatatatatggAACAAAAAGTGAAATATTGAAACCATGCAATTGGATTTATTCATCATGTAATTTATGATGTTTGGTTCTGTAACTTTAACAAAAAGTGACTGGttttaataattcattatttaaaaattcacaggatctGTGCAAATAGATCCACTGCTGTCTTTTTGGATCTAGAAAAGAAACTTATTCTTTACATGGAAGTAGGGGATGCAAGGGAGGTCGACAGAAGAAGTACGAGAATGGAAAAAGTCATCATTGAACGTGGCTTACACTTCCTTGTTTTCCAGTCTCCAATCATAGTATGGGAGGTCATATCAGATGCCAGtaaaacagtgatttctattcTGAGTAAGCTGAACATATACAATATGTTATTCATTTATCATTATGATTGAATGtacaaatatcataattatatatccAGTAATAAATGTACCAGTGTATGTGCTATCTTCAGATTAATAAGATtaataatgacaaaaatttACAGTATTGTACATAGctttgattgaaataaaatattattaatggtattttttaaaaacacacaaTCACATTGTAGAATCTGAACCATTTCAACACCTCCATCACAGTTTAGATGTGTggcacaaaacaaaaaaactagtTTCAACATTGCTTGATCTAGCAAAGCGGGCAAGCTATAAAGATCTTATGCCATAGATTCGACCTATCGTAAATCATTTCTGGTGGTGCTGCAGTTCAGCCAAAGGCAAGACTGACAAACTGCTAAAGAGGTGGATGGGCATATTGTTCCACATTAACAACAAGCATATATGGCCCGGAGGAAGgtgattcaaattttaaatgaaaactttacatattatattttattttaggtttAATTTAGGAGGTATGATATTTTCAATTCAGCTTTTGTCAAGTCagtgaaattttattttggGGGATTTGCATCAATATTCATGTTGGCACatttttttgattaaatttttataattcagAATAATAATTCAGTTAATATAGCGAATGTTATATCACTATTACAATATAATCAAGTATGCATTTCTGTCAATcgtttttaaaaacacttctttactaaatgttttatttcttttttagatGTCAGCACTCGGAAGTATTTGCGCCTCCAGTCGATGCAAAGTGGCTGCCAAAAGATTCATTAGCATATAAAGAATTTAGGTTAAGTTTTTAtgtcacaaaattaattttaaagtaaattcataaaattgttcTTCAGTAaatagaaatcaaagtactcaaAGTACTGGAAAGCGCTAAGCCAGCTTCAATGCtacttttttcaaatcattgttttaaattgttaatatttttaaatcataattatactgaaagtaaaagaaaaaacacaGTTTCATGAAAATACATCATATGTATGAAATCCTGACCATACCATTTCAATCAATTTGAAGAGAGCAGTTTGTAATGTATATTAACTGATTAGTCAGCCCACTGACTGACTAATTAAATTGGGATGAAAATTCGATTACGCTTGTGTacattggaattctgggaaggaattagacagtcctCGTTTAAGAAATTCGAAGTTATGAAACTGACTGTCCATTGGTCCCGGAGTCCGCATATATACATTTCTCAAATTTGATAGGATATGTGGTTTAAAATTCAGAGAGTGatctttgcaatttttaaaataactaaaGTTGGTGTGCAGTCATAAATTGTACCGCTGCACGCCTGTCTCCTACCCTACATTTATAAAAGTAAAGCATGCAAACTCAATGTACACCCGCTTAACATTATTGTTCTGGACATTatatatcttgtatttttaaaggtttacattcacttttgatctaaaataaatattccttttttaaatgcTATTATTGTTGATATATACAGTATACGGCAAGTTTTGAATACATTTGCTCAGTGAGTGTAACCGTACCTTTTCACCAATTGAGACTGTAAAATATGACTAAatgtcatttaatttaaaatcaacaaattgCACGAGAAAATCACGACATGAATCAAAAGATCAAAGTTGcacaacaaatatttttcaaaatatcacgtTGATAAATTTTTCGGCCTTTGAGGGTCTCAAATTTTTTCTATGTAAACCTTTGATATAGCAATAAGACAAGGGAATATCTCTGATCGCATGCTTTGACACTCCGAGATCCGCACCACTGGCCATCCTTTGTTTACATCGCACAGCGGTCACTCAACATGCATCTAATAATAGCAGCATGGAATGTCCCGTGGCATAGTTGTGTAATCGCAAATGCACCCTCAAACTTCACTGATATTGTGAAAGTTTGCCATTTGTTCTGATCTTGATTAAATAAACCAACAACTCTACGTTCGTTTGCAAAACCTGGGATCTAAACTTAAGGATACCATGATCTTGCTATTTTTAGAATTCGAGTGTCGGTCAGCATGATTACTAGGTGGCGCTTATAAAAAGATAACGAGATTTGGTGCATCGCTAATAAGCGCTAGCGCATGCGCTTAGCGCTTAAAAAGAGCCACACTGTATAGATGATGTAATAAGCTTCCTGTTAACTATACATTATCTTAACTATACATTATCCAGGGCTGCCAAAATGCAGTCGGTTAAGTGATATGGAAGTGTTAAGTAACTGTGCATTTCTGCAGTTCATTCATTCAGAATGAAACTAATGATGaacatgttattttaaaaaataataattaaaacctACAATTTAtaagttcaaaattttaatgatggttaattatgattttttaaacacattcaATTTGTCACTATCAAATGCAACTCAGCAATAGAGGAAACATTTTAAGTAGTGTtacctactacatgtatattagatgGTACCGTGTAATGAATATTAGATTTCTGAAATCACAATGTGCacatgtttttatgtttttctcTAAGACtctttttcttggtttttttttcaggaacaTAGTTACAAACAGGGAGTGGTGTGGGTCTTTAAAGTACTACACCAACTGCAGACAGACTTGGGCCATTGACAACTTTTTCAGTCACACCCTCCTGCACTACTGTCCCAAACAGAATTCTTTTTCCTATGATTCTTATCATATACGAAATATGTTGGCTATCTTAGACCATAACAACCACGTGGGAAGGACAGTGCGTGTAAGAGAAGATGGAGAACCATATGCCCAAGCACAGGTCTCGAGACGTACAAAACAGTGGGttgcttatgaaaaaaaatgtcctaAAGAGTACAAGTATATTCCAGGCAAGATTGATTTTGACTGTCCtcttaaaaagttatataatttAAGTTCTATGTTATAATTGTTGTACAGTGTACATTATTTAAATTTCCTAAGGATCATCTCTTGGTGTATTGTTCTTTTCTATGGTAACTTAATaaaatactgtagaagcacatatattcgttgggttaaaattttgttgtttttaaaccaaataaaatttcgttgggatttaatttcattataacGAAATCTCTAAATTGCATTAACTctgtatttattgataattgGATTTAAAATTCGTCATGGACGTTGAATAATACTATCAacgaaataagaaaattaaatcctcaagaaatatttctgcttctacagtagaTAAAAATGCATAAGAAGAATCTGCATACGAGTATAATCCAATATTATTGAAGAATATGAATTCTTTTctaattttcatgaaatatttattattcatgAGTATTTTGATTTGCATGTTGCAGATTTGATAGTAGCCTGCATGAGGGAAACATATGGGAAGCCTTTGTCTAGTTACATGAAAAGTGAGAAGGAGCTGAGTTTGAGGTCTTCTCAGCCTAATTTATCTGGGACGCAAAATCCAGGATCAAAGTTGCTTTTAGCATGTATGGAAAGCAGGAAAAAACAGGTAAATAAGCATCTTTATTTTGGATTTAGTTAAAGAAATGAGTTTATAATTATAACAATCATTATGAACAGTGAAAAGCTAATTACAATTCAAACTTgtgtgaaataaataattataataaataaatatagagaaatatatacattatatacaaTCTTTTGCATTATTTTATCATGGAATTAATCAGAGTCTGAATGTGCCGAGTGATATCGAGTGCACTGCTTATTAGGCTCTGGGAACCTCTGACGCACTGTACGACATACACAGGCTGCGCATGACAGTTAAGgcaacattttgcttttaaacagcAGTAAAAGGAGGTCGTTTTGTTTTTGTCTATTCATTTCTGCATAATGAATAGTTCTAAACTATTTTGGgtgttattgtaaataatatggGTCTCCTTTAGTTGACCATGTCTAAATTTATCGGTCACGTGACTTTTTAGGGTCACGTGGGCGTCTTTTAGACAAAAATCGTCAATGCTAAAATGAGACAAAAAGTTCAAGGGCAAGGCAAAGAAATTTAAGAGTAAGTAATATGgcaacatattcaaaattatccatacatcatagaaatcaatgctcattcagttgtaaagtttactagttatgtaaatttctttaaaaactggcTACTTGTTCCTAAAATAgtgcatttttgtatatttttattaaaattacaaagTAAACCTTCATCTCTCAACAAATGAGCATCAGTTTTTATAAAGAACTCGTAAAAGGGAAGAAAATCATACtaagtttaataatatctatagcCGTCTTGCACTTgaacttttgcatttaatttctcAATCTAGAAGTCCTCtcaaatcaatacacatttcaaacgCACAAGTGATCCCAAAAGGGGAGGTAACTCTTTGAGTGATAACTCTTTTGATATAGGCGCGATGTCATTTATTCACATAAtccgaattaattttaagatatgtttcaacagtacattatgtaaatggttatttaaacatagtgcttctgttttatttattttaaaagagacaAGATGGTTACGATGAATCGTCCGCATTTCCTCTGTTGTATCatggatgtaaacaaaaaaccgttGTGTATCAGTTCTCTTGGTTAACCGCATTTGCGGAGTTATtggtttcttaatattttttttagtaatgggagaaaaatatataagagcTAATTGTACACAATTATTTGAGGGATTAGATGTCAACAGAGACAAATGAAGCCCCTGATATTAATATACTAACTAAATTGTtctcataatatatataaaaaagtaagatatggagtattttttcattatttatatgcAGCCTTTGCCCAATGACTGCATATTCTATAGCACTGCTTGGTTCTGTTAATATTATTCTGGGGAGGTTCAAATGGGTAACTTTATTCTGTTTGCCAGGGGCCAGGTACCATGgtgttttactatgtaaattgtgaattaaattagaatttgcCACGGggactatacatgtagatctgccCATGTATGAGGCCTTTTCCCATCCCCCATAAGTAATCAACAGTATTCACCTTTGtattacacatatgttacacttgtaatttaaacactcattaaaattgacttttatttttattcaacacaTGCAGAATGATTAAGATTAAGGAGAGGGGGAGGGTTGGCATATCTGttcattcacaaaataaattctaaacgcTCATTTCTCATTACCGATAAAGGAAAGAGAGTGTGTAAATCCTGCAACAAGGCGATCAAAAGCCATTTTTGGTTCACATcaatcagggacgtatatacgtccctgcatcaatatattgaatttaaataagtctGAATTATCCTATGTGAGAGACTCTCTCTCCCGCCCATTTACATACCATCCCCTTTCTACttctcaaacaaaattatatatatacatgtagaaacaattatatatggttcatttgttttattaattcaagaaGATAAAGggactttctgaaaaaaaattctgtgacaacatttaaacctgacatatgcatgcaaactcaaaattgcaatttctttttatgatgtcaatgtgtttattgtatgactTCTTAGTTCTGGTCCTCTTCTCTATTCAAAACCACAGTCTTCCTGTTCCTaaatttcaggttttttttccatCATTTCATCTTGTATATGACACCAGAATATGTGTGCGGGTAAATGATCACCAATAAGAACATCATTTATAATCTCAAGACAAAGCAGATACcagctaaaatgaaaattatatatatttcagtaagTTTAACTTGTTATCAAAATGGCTGAAAGACTGAAATGGAGGATTTTCTACAATTTGATAGtcaatgaaatttatttatcttaataaacatttcattatgtttagaTGTGCATTTAATTTTGCACAAATTCAAATACAGCTTTTCAGTTTGATCGATTTGAAATTATTCGCATCCTCCCCCTGATATGTGCATGATATTAGTTTAATTGCACCCCTTTATTTTACCCGGCCTGACCTTAAAAATGCAACAtgcacctctctctctctctctctctctctctctctctcacacacacacaactgatttgattgattgatattatataatgctGGTGCAGTCAGtgtgaattaaaaaataccatgtatttttgatttgttgatgagcaatattcaaaattgtagatttataaataacataggtttatatcaatcattttaaaacattattaaatGAAACCATTCGTACTTGAAAATACTTTTCCTAATTGAATTGTCTCATAGAATAATCAGATTGGTCATTATTTCAGTGATAAAGTGTTgaacttttacatgtatgttatttacttacattttcttccagccttttttttttaaatcagtgtGACACTTTTCAAATAACtctgcaaataacaaaatataattatgagagGTCCTACAATTTAATCTACATGCATATAAGGACATGTCAAcagtaatttgaacatttttgtgaaagGTCTACATATATTATGCATGGATGGGTAAAATGACCAacacttcaaattttatttgaaagttacATATCATATGCACATTCTACACAAACAATACTGGTCATATATGACCATGAATGTAGATTCCTCATTTAGAGAAAATCAGATGGAGACATGcagtcatttgtttattattatttggttttttttattaccaataGTACAGCATCATAAGTATAAACCCAGGTGACAAGATTTCAAACAGTGTTATGGTAGTAATATACTGAGTTCTAAAAATAAACTAGTAATAATCAAGAATTAATGTGCATAATCATCTTAGTATATCAACTGGATGaatgtgtaaaaaatataaatgaactgTCTTGGAAGAATTTTGAAGACAGTAGAAAGGTGTTATTGATCAGCTGTTCATCAATttccagaaaatgaaatcagcaTCTTTTAGCCTTCACTGTACtgattttcagaaaattaaatcagctgttttcacacagtctttgtattgtttacttacaaattgaaataaaaacaaacagctGTGTAAAGCTAAATATTGTCAGTACAAGTACTATGAACTGATTCGTGTCGATTGgtgaaaatgatcaacaatttaacGGACTGGcaataaagctacatgtacaatgtacattggcctaaatgtaaacaatgcagtctcccctcatgttttgaacgaaacaacacattaagtcgatcagaaatgcatcaacagtataaaatcacaataaaatagttattgagCTATCTGGTATAttacaaatacactgtatatatattctacatacctgataaatcatcaaaagatCGCCATCATCGGGAATACCAGCTACACGTGTTTACATCGTCTGACGAGCGCTTTTGGGACGCAGATTCACACCCATACGACAGATGCGTTATGGAAATTCTTCGTATATTCTGATTGttgtaaacttataaaaacacacatgagtGATTCGTACTTATATTTTGCTTATGAAGTATTAAATCAGCCGTATTTTATGCTTAAACTGCTGTTTTCGGTATATGTTCTATATATGGTAATACAGAGGCGGGGcgtatattatgacgtcataactcaTTATCCTTTCTTTAGCATATTAAAACGATGTGTTGCCTTATCTGTCCTGCGTGGTACAGGAATGCGTCTTCCTGCACCAAGACGTCCATGttgccaaaaaatgaaatttctgtATGCTTGATTTCTGAATGTGGACATAGAAAAACTAGGGTCCTGGTTAGTTCTGTAGCTCCAATTCAATATGTTTGCAACCTCCAGCACATCATGCCTCAAGCACAAATTGCGAAATTCAAGCTTTGAGGTAATGCATGGAGATTGCCTGCAGCAGATGTTCATGCGAGCATCATCAAAAATATGACAAACTCCACATGAACACCATGGCACATTTGAATTGGAACTACCAGAAACCTGTCCAATAGCCTGTTGCTGTCCCATCACAAACCGTTGCAAATACTCTGGACCAGCTGCAATGGACGCCTTCAGGACATCTCTCATTTAATCCTGAGACATGTTGTCAACTGCAgcctaaaattacaaaatttgttatcaataaaatgcaaattgctatgtttaaaatgtttatgcCAGTACCtcgaaaatttgaatttgaataattacCATTAGATTAATGCATTCCAACTCATCTGATACATTTTCAGGTCTAGCTTGAGCTGCCATCGTATCATTTACACTGGGTTGATTATCAGCTCTCACATTCCTTGCACTCCTTCTGCGTATGGATTAAATCGAACCTAGTGATGCAACAAGAAAAAGAAGTGAAAGAACTCAAACATTATTCCTTCCAATCCAGAAGGACCTCATTGTAATGAAAGGGTGAACACCTGTAATTATGAACAACGCTCCtcgaaaatacatgtacatttacaagtATAGTACTTACTGTAGCATTTGTCTTGAATTGACACATTGGGTTCAAGCAGTTGTTACAGCCTCTTATTTTGCAGACACATCTTTTACATTTGCCTCTATTTTCACAGGGACAACACCTCTTCAAAAGTTTAACAAATAgtcaataatatataattagttgcaagttcaatgttttttttcattcagtgtatttgtttttcatgatCAGAGAGACAAAAATTATCCTTGCTTATTTAGGTATACATtgtatgtagtacatgtatatttcaagtGAATGGTTTATGATGCTCAATGCTCTGCTTGTCTTGTAAGGATCAGATTAGAATCGTTTGATTGTGAAAGATGGGCATATATAACATGCTGCAATTTCTTTGATACTTTTTttaaggtcacctgagtcactcaggtgacctattgctatttGTTTTGTCCGTCGTTGTACGTCATTTGTTGGTCGTCAGTCgttaactttttaacatttttagcttcttctctagaaccactgaattaatttcaaccaaatttggcttATAGCATCTTTCGAAAAAGTGgagtaaaaattgtgaaatttatggcatCTGCCCCTCCGGGGCCTTAAGAATGGGGCTAAAACcatcaaaattaatgcaatcttttaaaaaatcttcttctttattCCTTGACATCAAACAGTCTAACTGCTGGCAAGATTGTAATAAGCATTGAGCTCTCTACCTTAAtggtgaaattcatggccccagAGTCAGGGGTTCTGGCGCTAGAGTGGGGCTCTGATgcttatatagtgaaaatgcattgattctttaaaaatcttctcctctgcTCCAGGCCCATAAACTAAGtacatacagtaccgatcagacccaacctagctaacaccagagtaaacctaAACTAAACCCTGGGATTACTTTTGAAGTTTACTCTgagtttaattttgaaaatttgggtccactcagggtttactttgggtttacgcAGGagttactttgggtttactcgggaaATGCTTTAGGggtcaactgtacgcactgaagtgtgaagcagacccatcttttttcttaccatcttactgcctgtaatacctgccccttgtatattccgaatacacatgtagtgtCTGCTTTCAGGAGTATACTTCTGATTTGGGTTTACTCTCCGTTtctactctgggtttacttcagTTCGTGTTTACTCTGGGttcactctagtaaacccagagtaaacccaggttttagttggggtttattttctgtaaggttgggtctgattggtactgtagTTATGATAAGAAAGAATGCTGctttcaaaattgttaatttcatGGCCCCAAGGTCAGGAGCCCTGGTGTTAGGGTGGGGCTCTACTAATTATTTACGGAAAATACAtgaatgcttttaaaatgtTCTGCTCAGCTCCTTGGTATTATGCCCATAAATTAAGTACCTAGTTAAGATGAGAAAGAGTCCCTCTTTCGAATTTGTGAttttcatggcccctgggtcagggtttTTGGTTTGGGGGTGGGGCAGGGGTGGGTGGGTGCTGGGCTCTAAGTGAATGCagtaattatttgaaaattttctccTTTGTTCCGAAATTTTCTGCAGATGAACTAATTAGTATATTTTTATGATGAGGAAGAGTCACTATTTCAgaattgtgaatttcatggctcctgggtcaggggttctggtgtTAGGGTGGGGCTCTTAATGAATGCagtaattctttgaaaatcttctcctctGCTCCAGGGTATTAATCCGATGAATAAGTACGGTAGATAGTTATGATGAGGAAGAGTCCCTtttccaaaattatgaatttcatggcccctggATCAGGGGTTCTGGTGTTAAAGCAGGGCTCTAATAACTATGTAGGGTAGGGTGGTGTAACTTCGaccaattatttattttgtattaaagatttgttcatttatttcacTGTATGTTTTGCAACAATTttgtaataatgtttttatagaatttataaaaagCCACACTGCAGTTACTTGGGTGAACGataaggcccatgggcctcttgttataaaTTGTGTAccagtatttttgatttttctttatacatACATCTGAATGAGAAAGTgtgtggtgtgtgtgtgtgtgtgtgtggagagagagagagagagtgagagagagagagagagagagatcagtGTTCAATTTAGTAGCTAGACTGTGAGAAGTAATACTCATTGTTATGATAACAATAAACCTTATTAATATGTCATGATATACCttataaaaaatgtgtatcaaaCCATAACAATTTATCAATGTACATTGCATCTAATTGCTATatgcataaacaataaaaacatacattATCATTGATGTTTAATAGTGCATGTGTCTTTTCCAAAAATTGTAAATCTGCATGTTCTTGCATTTTAATTCTCTTGTTATAAATTAATGATAactgtgaaaataaaattatattcaaaacaatacattatcagttgtacatacatgtggaaagaattaaaatatttcttgcaTCCTCAAAAAATGCATGTGTGTCAGGTTTTATCAGTATTGTCTTTCaggatttaaaaaatactaagcATATTATTcaccaaaaatttcaaattgaaaacgCCATGCATGATGATATGTTcatataatgtaaaataaaaaaaagtagatCCGCTCCTACATTTTGTACTctcattttgcaaataaaataatgaatgctCCCTAGTGAATGCAATCAAAGCGCTTGTCTTTCAAGCACTTTGTTGACCCTGACCATTGTAGTCGAATGGAAGTCGTGTACATGTGTCGGTTATCTTGCATTGCTAGTTTGCTTATATTTTTACTGCATTTATGGCATTTTTGCTGTATTTGTTGCATAGCACAAACCTGTGCAATTGATGCCATTTTTTACTTGGAGTCTTTCTTCACTAATTGCTAAATGGTACGCGAGTACTCGGTCAGCGTGTTCGAGGACTTTATTTACGACGGCAAAGCGTGGGTAGCACCTACACAGGTGAAACCCGAACATCGAAATGCGTTGGACCGTTAACTAAAAAAAGGCTTATATAGGGGTTCTGGAATGAAAGGCGAATTGGaaagaaatatggcggacaatccctatttacgagcggtgttcagctttaagtttGAAAATGCTCTCCCCCCTCCTCTCCAACGGCTGGTACAACTTCATAATTGTGTTT encodes:
- the LOC117689339 gene encoding uncharacterized protein, with amino-acid sequence MGILFHINNKHIWPGGRCQHSEVFAPPVDAKWLPKDSLAYKEFRNIVTNREWCGSLKYYTNCRQTWAIDNFFSHTLLHYCPKQNSFSYDSYHIRNMLAILDHNNHVGRTVRVREDGEPYAQAQVSRRTKQWVAYEKKCPKEYKYIPDLIVACMRETYGKPLSSYMKSEKELSLRSSQPNLSGTQNPGSKLLLACMESRKKQVNKHLYFGFS